From Chryseobacterium joostei, the proteins below share one genomic window:
- a CDS encoding MauE/DoxX family redox-associated membrane protein, translating to MKYIKFILCLLFGIMFINAGLDKFFHYNPTPPLTEAQMKIYAAFGEIGWLLPLVGAVEVIGGLLFIFPKTRALGAIVILPVLVGILIHNLFRDPSNIGITISAVLFIINIWIIIDNKDKYKNLVG from the coding sequence ATGAAATATATAAAATTCATTCTATGCCTCTTATTCGGAATTATGTTTATCAATGCAGGATTAGACAAGTTTTTTCATTACAATCCAACCCCGCCACTTACTGAAGCCCAAATGAAAATTTATGCTGCATTTGGAGAAATAGGCTGGTTACTACCTTTAGTGGGAGCTGTAGAGGTAATTGGAGGACTATTATTCATTTTTCCAAAAACAAGAGCATTAGGTGCTATCGTTATACTGCCGGTATTAGTGGGAATTTTAATCCATAACTTATTCAGGGATCCATCAAATATAGGCATTACAATTTCTGCTGTACTGTTCATTATTAATATCTGGATCATTATTGACAATAAAGACAAGTATAAAAACCTAGTGGGCTAA
- a CDS encoding (Fe-S)-binding protein, whose translation MQYIDNIIFLILLVAGFGLFAKSLLKIYRNIRLGHEINRSDRKSERWSTMARVAMGQSKMVKRPVAGILHLFVYVGFVIINIELIEIIVDGLFGTHRFLSILGHDFYNFFTATLEVLALLVVIGVVVFFIRRNFYGVKRLTMKELFGWPKHDANWILIIEFALMMAFFKMNAADFVLQQRGLLPEHGSFPISSAILGPIFVNFGDGTLFFTEKAAWWFHFVGILFFMNYLYYSKHLHIILAFPSTWYANLEKKGKFNNLDSVTKEIKLMMDPNADPYAAPAEGSEADTPSKFGAEDIFDLNQVQLLNAYSCTECGRCTSVCPANITGKQLSPRLILMKTRDRLEEVGKNIDKNGKFVDDGKKLLNDYITKEELWACTTCNACTDACPVLLDPLSIIFEMRRFLVMEQSAAPQELNLMMTNVENNAAPWQYNQADRLNWASEN comes from the coding sequence ATGCAGTACATCGATAACATTATTTTCCTGATTTTATTAGTGGCAGGATTTGGACTGTTTGCCAAAAGCCTGTTAAAGATCTATAGAAATATCAGACTAGGTCACGAGATCAATAGAAGCGATAGAAAATCTGAACGCTGGAGTACCATGGCAAGAGTAGCTATGGGACAAAGCAAAATGGTAAAACGCCCTGTTGCAGGTATTCTACACCTTTTTGTGTACGTAGGTTTTGTTATTATTAATATTGAACTTATTGAAATTATTGTTGATGGATTATTCGGTACGCACCGTTTCCTTTCCATCTTAGGACATGATTTTTATAATTTCTTTACTGCAACCTTGGAAGTCCTTGCGCTTCTTGTTGTTATTGGTGTAGTTGTATTTTTCATCAGAAGAAACTTTTATGGAGTTAAAAGACTAACCATGAAAGAACTTTTCGGATGGCCAAAACATGATGCAAACTGGATTCTTATCATAGAGTTTGCCCTAATGATGGCTTTCTTTAAAATGAACGCTGCAGACTTTGTATTGCAGCAAAGAGGATTGCTTCCGGAACATGGGAGTTTTCCTATTAGTTCAGCCATCTTAGGTCCCATTTTCGTTAATTTTGGTGACGGAACTTTATTCTTTACAGAGAAAGCTGCTTGGTGGTTCCACTTTGTAGGAATTCTTTTCTTCATGAACTATCTTTATTATTCAAAACATTTACATATAATTCTTGCTTTCCCAAGTACATGGTATGCCAATCTTGAGAAAAAAGGGAAATTCAATAATCTTGATTCTGTAACAAAGGAAATCAAATTAATGATGGATCCTAATGCTGATCCTTATGCCGCTCCGGCAGAGGGAAGTGAAGCAGATACTCCGTCTAAATTTGGGGCAGAAGATATTTTTGATCTTAATCAGGTACAATTGCTCAATGCTTATTCATGTACAGAATGTGGACGTTGTACTTCTGTTTGTCCGGCTAATATTACCGGTAAGCAGCTTTCTCCGAGATTAATCCTGATGAAAACCAGAGATAGATTGGAAGAAGTAGGGAAAAATATTGATAAAAACGGAAAATTTGTTGATGACGGTAAGAAGTTGTTAAACGATTATATCACAAAAGAAGAGCTTTGGGCCTGTACTACATGTAACGCATGTACAGATGCTTGTCCTGTGTTGTTAGACCCACTATCTATTATCTTTGAAATGAGAAGATTCCTGGTAATGGAACAATCTGCTGCACCACAAGAGCTAAACCTAATGATGACGAACGTGGAAAACAATGCTGCTCCTTGGCAGTATAACCAAGCTGACCGTTTGAATTGGGCCTCAGAAAACTAG
- a CDS encoding AI-2E family transporter yields MNFLRLPFLVKLTLVVISIIGLGYLLALGQSILAPFFLAFLMAMLFLPAATFMERRLRFPRSMSTMTSVFIMLMILSGLIYFFSTQLSDFSKDLPHLREQFTTVFNGFQHWISKTFNVKVDEQVDYINQGLNKLLSSSGAILGFTFGIFSTGFGFIIFFTIFFIFILNYRRLLNNFIIAVFNERHKSSVEEAVNEIRIMTKKYIFGLFLQVIIVSTLTSIVLTVLGVKYAILLAVLTGLLNVIPYLGIFISLVISCFIAFATSSPSTCIYVAMGYIAVHAVDGNIVLPFVVGSKVKINALFSFVGILLGEHLWGIAGMFLCIPAIAIIKIICERVEDLRPWGKLLGEEEKPNKKKKSYKISKNITLKEMD; encoded by the coding sequence ATGAATTTTCTTAGATTACCCTTCCTTGTTAAACTTACGCTCGTTGTTATTTCCATCATCGGCCTTGGCTATCTTTTGGCATTAGGACAGAGCATTTTAGCTCCGTTTTTTCTTGCTTTCCTAATGGCAATGCTGTTTTTACCGGCTGCAACATTTATGGAGAGAAGACTAAGGTTCCCAAGATCTATGTCAACAATGACCTCTGTTTTTATCATGTTAATGATTTTAAGCGGGTTAATATATTTCTTTAGCACCCAATTATCAGATTTCAGTAAAGATCTCCCCCATCTCAGGGAACAGTTTACGACAGTCTTTAATGGCTTCCAGCACTGGATTTCGAAGACATTCAATGTAAAGGTAGATGAACAGGTGGATTATATCAACCAGGGACTGAATAAGTTGCTTTCTTCATCAGGAGCCATCTTAGGTTTTACATTCGGAATATTTTCAACAGGCTTTGGCTTTATCATATTCTTTACCATATTTTTCATCTTTATTTTAAATTACAGAAGACTTTTAAATAACTTTATTATTGCGGTCTTTAATGAAAGACACAAGTCAAGTGTAGAAGAAGCGGTGAATGAAATCCGCATTATGACCAAGAAATATATCTTCGGACTTTTTCTTCAGGTTATTATAGTATCTACGCTTACTTCAATCGTTCTTACTGTTTTAGGAGTAAAATACGCCATTCTTCTGGCTGTTTTAACAGGCTTGCTGAATGTAATTCCTTATTTGGGAATTTTTATTTCTCTAGTAATTTCGTGCTTCATTGCATTTGCCACTTCCAGCCCATCAACCTGTATTTATGTAGCTATGGGCTATATTGCCGTACATGCCGTGGATGGAAATATTGTTCTTCCATTTGTTGTAGGTTCTAAGGTAAAGATCAATGCTTTATTTTCATTTGTGGGAATTCTTTTGGGCGAACACCTTTGGGGTATTGCTGGAATGTTTCTTTGTATTCCAGCCATTGCCATCATTAAAATTATCTGTGAAAGGGTGGAGGATCTGAGACCTTGGGGTAAATTGCTTGGTGAAGAAGAAAAGCCCAATAAAAAGAAGAAAAGTTATAAAATTTCAAAGAATATTACCCTGAAAGAAATGGATTGA
- the lon gene encoding endopeptidase La yields the protein MTEFEDMSLEEMISDGFDIVAEEINLSDFAETDKNSEQKIFPILPVRNMVMFPNVVIPITAGRKTSIQLIEEAQKNGDFIGIISQKNSDLEQPTEKDIYTTGTLAKIIKIIKLPEGNITAITKGFHRFKIKKMTDNQPYFKAEISKLKDAKPKNEEEYDALLENIKDLALKIIELDPNIPNAANFAIKNINNNDDLLNFICTNASFPSLEKQRLLEERSMMERANKCYEMMHEDFRKLELRNQIHQKTSKDLDKQQREYFLNQQIRTIQEELGGGPESDVEDLIAKAKTKKWSKEVEEHFQKEIGRLQRQNPNSPDYNVQRNYLDFFTDLPWDTYTKDIFDIAKAEKVLDKAHFGLEDIKKRILEHMAVLKLKNNMKSPILLLVGPPGVGKTSLGKSIADSLGRKYVRLSLGGLHDESEIRGHRKTYIGAMAGRILQSIKKSGTSNPVIVLDEIDKIGQGLHGDPSSALLEVLDPEQNKSFYDNFLEMGYDLSRVMFIATANSLSTIQTPLLDRTEIIQIAGYTLEEKIEIAKRHLIKKQQEENGLDTKSFKLGNPELKHIIEAHTSESGVRSLEKRIASIARWVALQTALVKDYDPKISLEKVDEILGVPRPKSLSEITGVPGVVTGLAWTSVGGDILYIESILSNGKGTLTMTGNLGTVMKESATIALEYIKAKHDELGIAQEDLDKKNIHVHVPEGATPKDGPSAGIAMLSSMVSSFKNKKIKPHLAMTGEITLRGKVLPVGGIKEKLLAATRAGIKEVILCEANRKDVEEIKKDYLKNLKVHYVNRMEEVIDIAIEK from the coding sequence ATGACAGAATTTGAAGATATGAGTTTAGAGGAAATGATCAGCGACGGTTTTGATATTGTAGCTGAGGAAATCAATCTTTCCGACTTTGCAGAGACTGATAAGAATTCCGAACAGAAAATATTCCCGATACTTCCCGTAAGAAATATGGTTATGTTCCCGAATGTGGTGATTCCTATTACTGCTGGAAGAAAAACATCAATACAGCTTATTGAGGAAGCACAGAAGAACGGAGATTTTATTGGGATTATAAGCCAGAAAAACTCTGATCTTGAACAGCCTACTGAGAAAGATATTTATACCACTGGTACACTTGCGAAGATCATTAAGATCATTAAGCTTCCTGAGGGTAATATCACAGCAATTACAAAAGGTTTTCACAGGTTCAAAATCAAAAAAATGACTGATAATCAGCCTTATTTTAAAGCTGAAATTTCAAAATTAAAAGATGCTAAGCCTAAAAATGAGGAGGAATATGATGCCTTGCTGGAAAACATTAAGGATCTAGCTTTAAAAATCATTGAACTGGATCCCAATATTCCCAATGCAGCAAATTTTGCTATCAAGAACATTAACAACAATGATGATCTGCTGAACTTCATCTGTACAAATGCAAGCTTCCCATCTCTTGAAAAGCAGAGATTACTAGAGGAAAGAAGCATGATGGAGAGAGCCAATAAATGCTATGAAATGATGCATGAGGACTTCAGAAAGCTGGAACTAAGAAACCAGATTCATCAAAAAACCTCAAAGGATCTTGATAAGCAGCAAAGAGAGTATTTTCTGAATCAACAGATCAGAACCATTCAGGAAGAATTGGGTGGCGGACCTGAAAGTGATGTGGAAGATCTTATTGCTAAAGCAAAAACGAAAAAATGGAGTAAGGAAGTTGAAGAACATTTCCAAAAAGAAATTGGCAGACTGCAGCGTCAAAATCCTAATTCTCCGGATTACAACGTACAAAGAAACTATCTGGATTTCTTTACGGATCTTCCTTGGGATACCTACACCAAAGATATTTTCGATATTGCAAAAGCTGAAAAAGTATTAGATAAAGCGCACTTCGGGCTGGAAGACATTAAAAAAAGAATCTTGGAGCACATGGCTGTTTTAAAATTAAAAAACAACATGAAATCTCCTATTCTATTGTTGGTAGGCCCTCCGGGAGTAGGTAAAACATCTTTAGGAAAATCTATTGCTGACTCCTTGGGTAGAAAGTATGTAAGATTATCTCTGGGTGGACTTCATGATGAGAGTGAAATCCGCGGACACAGAAAAACATATATTGGTGCGATGGCCGGAAGAATCCTGCAGTCTATTAAAAAATCAGGAACCTCCAATCCGGTAATTGTTTTGGATGAGATTGATAAAATCGGACAAGGTCTTCACGGGGATCCAAGTTCTGCACTATTAGAAGTTCTTGATCCTGAACAAAATAAGTCATTCTATGACAACTTCCTTGAAATGGGATACGATTTGTCAAGGGTAATGTTTATTGCAACAGCCAATTCCCTTTCAACCATTCAAACGCCTCTTTTGGATAGAACAGAAATCATTCAAATTGCAGGATATACGCTTGAGGAAAAGATTGAAATTGCTAAAAGACACTTAATCAAGAAGCAACAAGAGGAAAATGGTTTGGATACTAAATCTTTCAAGCTTGGAAATCCTGAACTTAAGCACATTATCGAAGCTCATACTTCAGAAAGTGGTGTGAGATCTTTAGAGAAAAGGATTGCTTCCATTGCAAGATGGGTAGCGTTACAAACTGCTTTAGTAAAAGATTATGATCCAAAAATTTCCCTTGAAAAAGTGGATGAAATTCTTGGAGTTCCAAGACCGAAGAGTTTATCTGAGATTACAGGAGTTCCCGGTGTAGTAACAGGTTTAGCCTGGACAAGCGTAGGTGGAGACATCTTGTATATTGAAAGTATTTTAAGCAACGGAAAAGGTACATTAACGATGACCGGAAACCTGGGGACCGTTATGAAAGAGTCTGCTACCATTGCCTTAGAGTATATTAAAGCCAAGCATGATGAATTGGGAATTGCTCAGGAAGATCTGGATAAGAAAAACATTCACGTTCACGTTCCTGAAGGGGCAACTCCTAAAGACGGACCATCGGCAGGTATAGCAATGCTTTCTTCTATGGTTTCTTCTTTTAAAAACAAAAAGATAAAGCCGCACCTTGCCATGACGGGGGAAATTACCCTAAGAGGAAAAGTTCTTCCGGTAGGTGGAATCAAGGAGAAACTTCTTGCTGCAACAAGAGCCGGTATAAAGGAAGTAATTCTTTGTGAGGCTAATAGAAAAGACGTAGAGGAAATCAAAAAAGACTACTTGAAGAACCTTAAAGTACACTACGTAAACAGAATGGAGGAAGTCATTGACATCGCCATTGAAAAATAA
- a CDS encoding MlaD family protein: MKFSKELKAGVITLLAIVGFVLLFQFMKGKSLFTTDNIFYAKYDNVEGLAQSSAVSINGLKVGQVDKIIPQTAKDGKISFVVKITVDNKFEFSKNSTLEIFEPGLMSGKEMRVNLVYGGTQAKDGDTLMGAFKLGMMGSLSSQVGPVKDQLQVVLHRVDSLMTNANQLVDAQNRAEIKALLSNLNKTVGALETTAGSVNSLVGHNDPKLQKVLDDASLTMQSGKVTLDKYGNLAQSIDTKQLNSTIANLDATVGKLNQVIGGIDKGQGSLGKLMKDEQLYNNLNSASSNLNSLIEDMKANPKRYINFSVFGKNNKD; this comes from the coding sequence GTGAAGTTCAGTAAAGAATTAAAAGCTGGTGTGATCACACTTTTAGCTATCGTAGGCTTTGTGTTGTTGTTTCAATTTATGAAAGGGAAGAGCCTTTTTACTACCGACAATATATTTTATGCAAAATATGACAATGTAGAGGGCCTTGCGCAATCTTCAGCTGTTTCTATTAACGGGCTGAAAGTAGGGCAGGTTGATAAGATTATTCCCCAAACTGCAAAAGATGGCAAAATTAGTTTTGTCGTTAAAATTACAGTGGACAACAAGTTTGAGTTTTCAAAAAACTCAACCCTTGAAATTTTCGAACCTGGATTAATGTCTGGGAAAGAAATGAGAGTAAACCTTGTATATGGAGGAACTCAAGCAAAAGACGGTGATACTCTTATGGGTGCATTTAAGCTAGGAATGATGGGAAGTCTTTCTTCTCAGGTAGGCCCGGTTAAAGATCAATTACAGGTTGTATTACACAGAGTAGACTCCTTAATGACGAATGCCAATCAACTCGTTGATGCGCAAAATAGAGCTGAAATTAAAGCTTTATTATCCAACCTTAATAAAACAGTAGGAGCATTAGAAACCACAGCAGGAAGTGTAAACAGTCTGGTGGGACACAATGATCCTAAGCTTCAAAAGGTCTTAGATGATGCAAGTCTTACTATGCAAAGTGGAAAAGTAACTTTGGATAAGTATGGAAACCTTGCACAGAGTATTGATACCAAGCAATTGAATTCAACTATTGCAAACCTAGATGCTACCGTAGGAAAACTGAATCAGGTGATTGGTGGAATAGATAAAGGGCAGGGTAGTTTAGGTAAACTGATGAAGGATGAGCAACTTTACAATAATCTGAATTCAGCATCTTCGAATTTGAATTCATTGATTGAAGATATGAAAGCGAACCCTAAGAGATATATTAATTTCTCTGTTTTCGGTAAAAATAATAAAGACTAA
- a CDS encoding FkbM family methyltransferase, whose protein sequence is MRSFLASFFKFILSFHFFGQKYFAFHKYIFKPYRLFRGVQKNIIYRGSIQLDLDLDDWIQQQLYFLGDYEKAEIDYLCSNLQKGDNFIDVGGNIGLFSLNASGIVGSGGKVYAFEAFKPNYEKFSRHLSLNSFKNVTLEHLAISEKSGYLEILYNDHYDNVGMASSYLNDFTAKEIVESVSLDDYIRAQKITKIDIVKIDIEGGEFSALKGMSDILTHYQPKIIIEINNIALKSSNHSEGELIQILHGKGYTKTKILSKSEGSYNAVFERI, encoded by the coding sequence ATGAGAAGTTTTTTAGCCTCATTTTTTAAATTTATTTTAAGCTTTCATTTTTTCGGACAGAAGTATTTTGCCTTTCATAAATATATTTTCAAGCCCTATCGTCTTTTTCGAGGAGTACAGAAAAACATTATTTATAGAGGCTCAATTCAACTTGATCTGGACCTGGATGATTGGATTCAACAGCAATTGTATTTCTTAGGTGATTACGAAAAAGCTGAAATAGACTACTTGTGTTCTAACTTACAAAAAGGAGATAACTTTATTGATGTTGGTGGAAATATTGGACTTTTTTCCTTAAATGCTTCCGGGATTGTTGGAAGCGGTGGAAAAGTGTACGCTTTTGAAGCTTTTAAACCTAATTACGAGAAGTTCTCCAGACATCTTAGCCTTAATAGTTTCAAGAATGTCACTTTGGAGCATCTTGCTATTTCCGAGAAAAGTGGTTACCTTGAAATTCTATATAATGATCATTATGATAATGTAGGAATGGCATCATCCTATCTAAATGATTTTACGGCTAAAGAGATAGTAGAAAGTGTAAGCTTGGATGATTATATAAGGGCCCAGAAAATAACAAAAATTGATATAGTTAAAATAGATATTGAAGGTGGTGAGTTTTCAGCATTAAAAGGGATGTCAGATATTTTAACACATTATCAGCCTAAAATAATTATAGAAATCAACAATATAGCGCTAAAGAGTTCTAATCATAGTGAAGGCGAACTGATACAGATATTGCACGGAAAAGGCTATACTAAAACAAAAATACTAAGCAAAAGTGAGGGTTCTTATAATGCTGTATTTGAGCGTATTTAA
- a CDS encoding peptidylprolyl isomerase — translation MAILGQIRSKPWLLMGVIALALLAFLVNPDSIDKVFGKNPDVLGKVNGEKITREEFNDQLFVLQQQAEQQGRPKNGLEEQAWQLLVQSKLIKQQFEKLGFEMTDDYFWNQIQYDQMFAQNQQFFDEKGNFKTQELKKEIETLQSTNPQGYAQWLKTKKTIEYRLMARQVFSNISAGITTGKKEAEELMKQRDQLADIDFVKVDYAAYLQKTKINVSTEDLANYIKQHPVMFKAEPSRNIGIVYFPSKPSAADDAAALKEITKLYSGGTDASGGTENFQNTKNDSMFVMANSDSPFNPQYVKPTQLPATIQGQIATAAVGQTFGPYKEQNFYVVSKLVGKKTSDSTLSRHILIAFKGSPAGEGVTRSKEQAKKLADSIGAIVKATPAKFTEFLKLSSDPNSAAQGGSLGWTTPETPFVPEFLAYLASNPKGATGVVETQFGYHIINIEDKKSGSMGYQVANLVKEIKPSDATEADTDKKARKFIQQVQGKSFNDFVNIAKKDNYQFSNPKAAKRFEGQLQGLGTEKDGEILAWAFDKKRSKGDTEFFTVDGTGDKIVVYLNGKQEAGLADPESVRDQIEVLVKNKLAAKQISDKIAGAKASNLDQIAKLFATTKQAAQVNLLNPSIAGSMEPKVAGAAFGVAKGKLSNPVEGGTGVYVLIKKSETVNKQPGDLKQFTESITQRNAGMFGQAWLKSLQDNSDIQDYRIEIWNKVGNQQQ, via the coding sequence ATGGCAATTTTAGGACAGATTAGGAGTAAGCCTTGGCTTTTGATGGGAGTAATAGCCCTAGCGCTTTTGGCGTTCTTGGTAAACCCAGATAGTATCGACAAGGTTTTTGGTAAGAATCCTGACGTTTTAGGAAAAGTAAACGGTGAGAAAATCACCCGCGAAGAGTTCAATGATCAACTTTTCGTGCTGCAACAACAGGCAGAGCAACAAGGTCGTCCGAAAAACGGTCTTGAAGAGCAGGCTTGGCAGTTACTTGTACAATCTAAGCTTATCAAGCAACAGTTTGAGAAATTGGGCTTTGAAATGACTGATGATTATTTCTGGAACCAGATCCAGTATGATCAGATGTTTGCCCAAAATCAACAGTTCTTTGATGAGAAAGGTAACTTTAAAACTCAAGAGCTTAAAAAAGAAATTGAAACATTACAAAGCACCAATCCTCAAGGATATGCTCAATGGTTAAAAACCAAAAAAACAATTGAGTATAGACTGATGGCTAGACAGGTGTTTTCCAATATTTCAGCAGGTATCACTACGGGTAAAAAAGAAGCTGAGGAATTGATGAAGCAAAGAGATCAGCTTGCTGATATCGACTTCGTAAAGGTAGACTATGCAGCATATCTTCAGAAAACGAAGATCAATGTTTCTACAGAAGATCTTGCGAACTACATCAAGCAGCATCCGGTAATGTTCAAGGCAGAGCCTAGCAGAAATATCGGAATTGTATATTTCCCGTCTAAACCAAGTGCAGCAGATGATGCAGCGGCTTTAAAGGAAATTACGAAATTATACTCAGGAGGTACAGATGCTAGTGGAGGTACTGAAAACTTCCAGAACACAAAGAACGATTCTATGTTTGTTATGGCAAACTCAGATTCTCCTTTCAATCCTCAGTATGTAAAACCTACACAATTGCCTGCAACCATACAAGGTCAAATCGCAACAGCTGCGGTAGGACAAACATTTGGTCCTTACAAGGAGCAAAACTTCTATGTAGTTTCTAAACTTGTAGGTAAGAAGACTTCAGATTCTACATTGTCAAGACATATCCTGATTGCTTTCAAAGGAAGCCCGGCAGGAGAGGGTGTGACAAGATCTAAAGAGCAGGCTAAAAAATTAGCTGACTCTATTGGAGCAATTGTAAAAGCAACTCCGGCTAAATTTACAGAGTTTCTTAAACTTTCAAGTGATCCAAATTCTGCAGCACAAGGGGGTAGTCTAGGTTGGACAACTCCAGAAACACCTTTCGTTCCTGAGTTCCTTGCTTATTTAGCAAGCAATCCTAAAGGTGCAACAGGTGTTGTGGAAACACAATTCGGATATCATATCATTAATATTGAAGATAAAAAGTCAGGATCAATGGGCTATCAGGTAGCTAATCTTGTAAAAGAGATCAAGCCTTCAGATGCTACGGAAGCTGACACGGATAAAAAAGCTAGAAAATTCATTCAGCAGGTTCAGGGGAAATCATTTAATGATTTTGTGAATATTGCTAAAAAAGATAACTATCAGTTCTCTAACCCTAAAGCTGCAAAGAGATTTGAAGGTCAACTTCAAGGATTAGGTACAGAAAAAGATGGAGAAATCTTGGCTTGGGCTTTCGATAAGAAAAGATCCAAAGGAGATACAGAATTCTTTACTGTAGACGGAACGGGTGATAAAATTGTAGTATACCTAAACGGAAAACAGGAAGCAGGTCTTGCTGATCCGGAATCTGTAAGAGACCAAATTGAGGTTCTTGTTAAAAATAAATTGGCTGCAAAACAAATTTCTGATAAAATTGCAGGAGCGAAAGCTTCAAACTTAGATCAGATTGCTAAATTATTTGCTACTACAAAACAAGCTGCTCAGGTAAATCTACTGAACCCTTCAATTGCCGGTTCAATGGAACCTAAAGTTGCCGGTGCTGCATTTGGTGTGGCAAAAGGTAAACTTTCTAACCCGGTTGAAGGAGGAACAGGAGTTTATGTATTGATCAAAAAATCAGAGACAGTAAACAAACAACCTGGTGATCTTAAGCAGTTCACAGAGTCTATTACCCAGAGAAATGCAGGTATGTTCGGACAGGCTTGGTTAAAGAGTCTTCAGGATAATTCTGACATTCAGGATTACAGAATTGAGATCTGGAACAAGGTAGGAAACCAACAACAATAA
- a CDS encoding bacteriocin-like protein, whose protein sequence is MLKNLKKLNRTSLREIQGGVGIGKCDIGPIGCPCKIPPGDPCLGGGPGGGGEDYGYCPDIQSNILCTETCPNGMSPYCALP, encoded by the coding sequence ATGTTGAAAAATCTTAAAAAATTAAACCGTACATCTTTAAGAGAAATTCAAGGTGGAGTAGGTATTGGGAAATGCGATATCGGTCCTATAGGATGTCCGTGTAAGATTCCCCCAGGTGATCCTTGTTTAGGAGGAGGCCCGGGAGGTGGAGGAGAAGATTATGGTTACTGCCCTGATATACAATCTAATATTCTTTGTACAGAAACCTGTCCAAACGGAATGAGCCCCTATTGCGCTCTTCCTTAA
- a CDS encoding (Fe-S)-binding protein: MQIKTMAEYAAEGRSPEVLFWVGCAGSFDDRAKKITKAFCKILNKIGVEFAVLGQEESCTGDPAKRAGNEFVFQMMALTNIEVLNAYEVKKIVTACPHCFNTLKNEYPSLGGHFDVVHHTQFLKTLMEEGRLKIEGGAFKGKKITFHDPCYLGRANDEYEAPRLLLEKLDAELVEMKRCKTNGLCCGAGGAQMFKEPEKGNKDINIERTEEALSFEPKVIATGCPFCNTMMTDGVKHFNKNTEVAVKDIVELLAEADDL, from the coding sequence ATGCAAATTAAAACAATGGCAGAATATGCTGCCGAAGGAAGATCCCCGGAAGTTTTATTTTGGGTTGGATGTGCTGGAAGTTTCGATGACCGCGCCAAAAAAATTACAAAAGCATTTTGCAAGATATTAAATAAAATAGGTGTTGAATTTGCGGTTCTGGGACAGGAAGAAAGCTGTACCGGAGATCCTGCAAAAAGAGCTGGAAACGAATTTGTTTTCCAGATGATGGCCCTTACTAATATTGAAGTTCTGAATGCTTATGAAGTAAAGAAGATTGTAACGGCTTGCCCACACTGCTTCAATACCCTTAAAAATGAATACCCAAGCCTGGGTGGCCACTTTGATGTAGTACACCATACCCAATTCCTTAAAACCTTAATGGAAGAAGGAAGATTAAAAATTGAAGGAGGTGCTTTCAAAGGAAAGAAAATCACATTCCATGACCCATGTTACCTTGGAAGAGCTAACGATGAGTATGAAGCCCCAAGATTACTGCTTGAAAAGCTGGATGCAGAGCTTGTAGAAATGAAGCGTTGCAAAACAAACGGTCTTTGCTGTGGAGCAGGGGGAGCACAGATGTTTAAGGAACCTGAAAAAGGGAATAAAGACATTAATATTGAAAGAACGGAGGAAGCCCTGTCTTTTGAACCTAAGGTGATTGCCACCGGATGCCCTTTCTGTAACACGATGATGACAGATGGAGTAAAGCATTTCAACAAAAATACAGAGGTTGCTGTAAAAGATATCGTAGAACTTCTTGCTGAAGCAGACGATTTATAA